The Salvelinus alpinus chromosome 10, SLU_Salpinus.1, whole genome shotgun sequence genome includes the window ACCCAAACACTCATGCTATAACTAACGCCTCATTCCCAAAACCTCTGTACAACCCTCATTAAACACCTTTCGAACTAACAAAACTTTGATACAACATCCACTGACCCTTTGACAAAACTCTCCCCTGTAGCTGCATCTCCAGCCTAAGTGACAGGGTTTTTGGGGAGGTAGGACGGGGGGGCTAGGACAGGGGAACTGACTCCGAGGTTGAGCTGCAGTAGATCCATATACACAGGTTTGAATGACACCTGTGCAGGTGTGTGACCCCACTGAGGGTATACACTAGTATGGTCCATTATTCCCACTGCTGAGGCACTGGGCTTTTCTCCTCCGCTCCAATGGGAGGCGCTGTCCTCTCCAGGGCCAGTCAGTCTCTGGACTGGTAGAAGAGGATGTAGCCTGACTCAGAGTTCTTGGAGATCTCAGAGGTGAGGCCATAGAACTCCTCTATGGCCTGGGCGTCTATCTTctgcagagggaaggagagacaaCATGGATCAGTGGGGTCGCACAAAACACAAGGGCGCACACATGTATGTTCTcctgcacgcacgcacagacacacacgacTAGCTTACCTCTACAATGTCGTCATCAAACAGCAGCCAGAAGTCATGACTCTTCACAATGGCGATGTAGTGTCCTCGGTTTGGGCcactgaaaacaagacaatgcAGTCATGGACACACTCACACTCTTTATGGTCAGTTTGGATACTTTAAGACAACCTTGTAGACACAATACTGACCTCCCACAATGCACCACGACAGCGACCAGGTCGTAGAGTCTCTCAGGATTGGTTGCGTCTCCTGAGGTGTTGAAGAGGCGGAGCTCCAGAGGGAAGACGACGCGATAGGACAGCTTGGTGTAACGCTGCAGCTGCTCCATGTACTTAAACCTCTTCAGGTGTAGAGCCAGGATCATAGGCAGCTTCTTCACACGCATCCTGGGGGCGCACACACAATACCTTATAGTAGCAATAAAAACTTAGCAAAGAATACTTTTATGTCCACAACACTGCCAACACTGACCTTTTGTGTGCCTCCTGTTTGCTTCTACATTCTTCACAGTAGTACTTATACTCACTGCAGAGAGTCTCTGTGTTACTAAACCCCCTGGagggagcgaaggagagagagagatcatggtACTTGGAGTCACATGGAGAAAGAAGCAATACACAGGTCAGTCAGTATGTAATGCGTTATTGTAGTTAGGTGTTGTAGATGTTACCTGAGACAGTGTGTGATGGAGGTGTTCTGTTCCACGTCCACTGACAGGTCCAGGAAGTCTTCGTCTTTGCTGCTGATCTGTAGGGAGAAAACAACAACCTGTGATGACTAGAGCCAGACAAAAACATCATTCAGTCTATCTTCATGCCAACAGAACTTGAGCCTGCCTTCTCTTTACAGCGTATCACAGACAAGTATTGCATCCTGctgaccacaacaacaacagggaCGTCACTAGTTGACATGGGGAGTCAGACTCAGACGGTAGGTACCGTTTCGCAGGTGAGGCAGCGGGTCTCGTTGGTGAGGGTTCCCTGGAAGATCTCATGGACCCAGGTGGAGGGGGGCGGGGTGTTACTGTTGTGGTTCTGGGAGTCGAGCGAACCATTGGCTAGACGGCCGTTGGTCTTGTCctgcttcctctcctcctgcagcAGGTCAGCAATGGTGTTGAGCAGGTAGTTCAGGAACTCATGGGCATCCTGTTGCATGTAGTTGTCAAACAGCTCTgcaggggtagaggagagggggagggaacaggggagacaggggagtgTGTCAACCTCATCCCTCTTACTCCTGCCGTAAAAATGTCCACACCCACAACATTTTCAACCATCCACTTCTTCCTCTATTCGCCCCCTTCCTGAACTGCAATCATACTACCTCCCGCTCACCATTCTCCTTGCGTAGGCGCGTGATGAACTTCTTGGGTGGTATGACTCCCACCTTCCTCTTCTGGTTGGCGATACTGTGGAACAGGTCGGCCAGGCAGGTCAGCAGGTTCTCCTTGCGTCGGGGCTGGCTGCGGTAGGCCAGGATCTTCTCCCGGAATGGACGGCAGAAGTACAGAGCCTGCAGCACCGAGTTACAGTAGCAGGTGTTCCCAAACTGCATAGAGGGGGAAATACATGAGGAATACAGAGAGTGAGGCTGAGAGCTGGATGCACATCGATTTTAACCATCTATATGCAGAAGGCACATGTGATCTGTAACACAGATTATGCAGACATGTGCATGTGAACTACGGCACTCTCACTTACGTTGACCAAGCCGAAGTAGTGCTCGTTGACAGGGAACTGCTCTGAGCCAATCTCTTTCTCCAGAGCGGAGGCATTGGCGCCCTGGAACACAGAAACAAAGTGCTGATATTTTTTAGCATAGGTCTATGTGAGTGTGTATCAATGCTATTTCATATCCAATGCCAATGGCCATTCTTTGATAATGGAACATGACTGACATAAGCGGCTGTGCAAATTCACTGCAAACAGGATTTCCTGAGTAGACCTACATGGCCGGAGGTTGGTTATGAACACAAAACAAAAACCCAATGCATTATCCAAATTAATGACCACTAAGGGGTTAGCTATCTTTGCAAGACACGGAACAACATGCCGGTCTTGTCATGCAATCTAACGCGCAGCTGATCATGTGTTCCAGAAACAGCTCAAAGTGGCTTGGTTTTCAGGACGATAACTCACTGTATCATCCATCAGTCACAACATTGTATCACCGTAGTTAACTAAAACTAGCTATCTGGAAAAGTTTGCTACCTAAATTATCATTGACATCCAGGAAAAGTACAGGTGTGAGTAAATGCATTTTACAATTGTGACCATAAACTTTGTTAGATTTGACAATGAACTATGGTGGTTGTGTCCAAATGCCTTGACACCCACACTGTTTTACTACAAAATGAATGTGTAAGCTAAACGCGGTAACTACAGCGGTGCTGAAGCCGCAGAACTATGCGGTGCGGTCAGTAGGTCACATTGTGGGCGGATATGAACACAGCATTTGATTTGTTGTTTTCGCTAATTAAATGTAAGATCATACATAAACAGCTAATATATAACAATGTAGACCTACGCTACGACATTAACGTAGCTATCTTTGATAGTTAGGCTAACTAAAGAACGTGAAACGAAAACAAGATTGTCGTGTCAGTGAAGctacttagctaacgttagctagctaagaaaagtGACTGGGTAGCAACGGGAAAGTAGAAGATTTTAACCATCTTCCCTGCCACGCAATATGGAAACAACACAACCGCGGTTGTCATGCCATCCTCACATCACTTTACATTTGTGTAGTAGATGCCATTTACTCACCATGGTACAAAAAGAGGCAAATTTGGAAACTGTCATTAGGATTTCCATTCGCCCAGCGCCATCTTCCACCCAATCACCGCGCGGACCCGAGGAGGACCCTCATGAGGGCCCACTGCTGGACTGGCGATGCGAGCTCCGCTTGGTCTTAGCGCCGTGCTAAAAAAGATCCTTCCGATGTCCATGTTCTGTGGCGTACATAATATGAAACGCACACATATGCCCACACGTGCAATTCTGGACACAGCTGTGTAGAGATTGACGACTGTAATCAATGTCAAACCAGAGTCAAGCTCACTGAATCTTTGATCAGGCTAACGTTAAGTTATGAAAACGAAAATCCAATTTacttgtgtagctagctacagtatataactaGCTATATAGCTAGCACTCTGCCACGGTCAGCAGTTCATAAATAACATATTTCGATTAGGCACAAGTACAGTAACATATGCATTTCTCCCATTCATTTTGCAAACAAAAGTTGTATCTAGCTATCAGATGAGTCGTTTACCGCTCAGTTCACTGACATGACGCTTCACAGTGCGTCAACACTCCAATAGGAAGTCAAATATTATCTGATCTGAAATCATCATTTTACCCAAACCCTGTGTGAGTTTAGTCATTACAGTATAAAATCAAAACTGACATTAGATCAACGTAAAGGGGACAAATTCATTCTACAATTGTATTTGTGTTCGGGCAATATGAAGGCACTCCTGAATTCTATTTCAGAAGGAGGAGTTTCGGGGCTTTCAATCTCTCTTTCCGCTGTACCCGCCATCTTGCGAGCAAACGGGGGTAAGATGTGTTCCGTTTTACAGCCCGTGAAAGCATAAAATAtcgttttaaatgtatgtaaagacATTGATATAAGTATGTTAAAGCATACTCTACATTTGAGGCCAGAAATAATCCGTTAACGAACGTCTGTATGACATATATTGGCATGATTAATGAATGGGGTAGCAGCGTGGCTTCACATGTGGGCCTAGCCACTACAGTGTTCGCTAAATTAGCCGGTTTTTAGGAATTTAAAATGGCATAGCCAGACAGCAAATATGTCATGACCTATAAAATAATAACTGTCACGTTGAAGCAAAGTTATTTTGTCAATCAGGGGAAATTAAGCGCTATCGGTTTTGGATAGTTTGAGAGTTAAttagctttttatttatttattttttattttaccgttattttaccaggtaagttgactgagaacacgttctcatttgcagcaacgacctggggaatagttacaggggagaggagggggagcttTAGCTAGATCTGTCGTAAATCTTGTATTTTGACTGACGTTGCCATATTTTAATGTCCCCTTATCATTTTTTGTTAACGTTATAGTAGCTAAGCTAACGGTGTGGAGTTTCTTTGCAGTCATTAACTTTGTCAACAGATTGCAGTTGTCAGGTGACGGTTAGTCAGACCAGGTTATtgtaagctaactagctaaatatcATAGACAGGGTTTAATTACGTTTTTGTATGTGACAGTAATGCATCCATTGACTTGACTAAATCAGTCTACATAATTCTCAGCCAACCTGTAACCTTACATTTTACAGCCACTGTAATAAATAATTTATACTTTGCCATTGGGTTTCTCTGACATTTGAATATCCATGTTCCAGTAATCAGGCATCATGACCAACACAAGAGGCAAGAGGAGGGGGACGAGGTACATGTTCAGCCGGGCCTTCCGCAAGCATGGTGAGTTCATATCAGAACGACTGAAGATCTATTGGAATGCCTTAAGTTGCTTTAagttattttaaataaataattcaaggTTAGGGGTGTTTCTGGCATGAATCCACACGAGTAGACTTCATTAGTTACTCTTGAGGCCATCTTAGAATGGAGTTTTGGTTGGCTGTGTATAATATGTACTTTGTTCCTCAGGCCCCATTCCCTTGTCTACATACATGCGTATCTACAGAAAGGGAGATATCGTTGACATCAAGGTAGGCTTTGTTCCACCTTTCTAAGTGTTTACTGGTTGTGACTGCACTTACACTGAATTAGTTATATTTTTCTCTTTGGACTTCCCCAACAGAATTCTTAAGATTGTGAATGTCTCCTCCAGGGTACAGGTACCATCCAGAAAGGAATGCCTCACAAGTGCTACCACGGCAAGACGGGTAGAGTCTACAACGTAACCCAACATGCTGTTGGCATCATTGTCAACAAGCAGGTCAAGTAAGTACAATGTGTGGAGGGGTATGTCATATTGTCACTATCCGTTTCTTGCTTGGCTATGGGATGCTCTTATATTGAAGTGGCATTTGATTTCTTTGTAAAGGAAGGTTTATGTTTGCAGAAGTCTGTCGCATCTGAACCCTGTCTTCACTTTGAAACCAGGGCTGACCTTAGTGGTCATTCACGGTCCTTCAGCACGTTTGAACTAGGGTTGTTAAAGACTTATTTCCCCCCCGGATTATTTCGCCATTCATTGAAAGTGTAATGTTTTCTGTTAAGTCAGGATGTCAATTACTTTGTTTACATGTCATAGGTAAGTGACCAGTAGCCTTTTGTATGTTTTGCAGGCAACGTCTCTGAATTTTATTTCCGAGCTGAAAGCCATGTCCCCTTCTCTCTGTAGGGGTAAGATCCTGGCCAAGAGGATCAATGTGCGTATTGAGCATGTGAAGCACTCTAAGAGCAGGGACAGCTTCCTGCAGCGTGTCAAGGAGAACGAGAAGAGGAAGGTGGAGGCCAAGCAGAAGGGCACCTGGGTGGAACTGAAACGCCAGGTATGGAGAGCACATTTACCTGGGCCATTAGCAGTAGTGTTTAAATGCTCTAAGTGTCCTGTACACTCTCCAGGACCATGTTTGTTTGTCACTTTTCTACATAAACAGTCCAGATTGAAGATGTAAAATGGACACTAATGCTGATCTATTGGAATATTGCGTGAATACAGTTGTTGCTTGGTTGACGCATTCTGTAATGTTAATTCAGCCATGTCATTATTTCTAATACATAGTCCTTTGAATTGTTTGTATTTGAAGTTGTGGCGTCTCATCTATACATTTGTCCTTCCCTCCTGGTCTCCCCCTGCAGCCCACGGCTCCTCGTGACGCCCGCTTCGTCAGCACCAAGGGCAACGAACCCCAGCTGCTGGAGCCCATCCCTTATGAGTTCATGGCATAACTGTGCTGaccaaaataaaaatgtttatacACAATGATTTGTGGACCTGAGTCTCTTATGCATGCACACATGGATGCATTACACCATGGGTTAGTCATTATTACTGCATGTCAAAGACTGGGGGAGAGAAAGTGGGAAGATTGAGTGTTAGTTTAGTTATAATGTAGAGTCTAACCAGGGAGACCAATGTTGCTGCTGTCGTTCAGTGATGATTCTCCTCCATTGATCACTCAGAGTGAAGTGAAATTAAATGCTATTTCTATTTCACCGGCGAGCTGAGAATGACGAGCACAAGTCTCAAAGTACACTAAGAATACTACACTTGAGTTACCCAATCCCAAAAATGTACATGTGCAGGCAATTGCTTGCCCAAAATAAAGCAGACAATCTGGTGTATATTGAGTGGAATAGCTTGAACATGTAAATGTGTCAATGTACAAGGCAGACCTGATTTGTGCCAAATTATCAATCTACTTACACCGTTTTGAACTTTGCGCCCTGTTCAGTGTTCCCCTTGAATGTCTGTTGGAATGCCAGTCAGTCCAGCAGAGGGCAATGTGCACCAGGATAAGTGCAGTGTTACTTAAGCTTATGAGCTGTGATAGGCCGCTTTGGTTTTCAATGTGAGAAATTACATTCCCGTGACTGAATACCCAGGTACCTATATGCATGCTGATGAGCAGATACTGGGATTATATTTCCAGAGAAAGCAGTGCACTAAACGGTGATTGTGTCCTAGATGACTCCACTATTGGAAGATGTCTCGGAGAGATTAAAAAAATATCCATATCACACATGCATATTTCACACCGTGAagtaggacaaatataagcaccttCCACATGAGTAGAGAACACTAATTTGACACTGAGAATCAATAGAGTATACATTGCATGCATTGTTCTTCATTCAGGTGTTCCATCTTTCTGGTTATGTGACCATGCAGTcacactgttgtgtgtgtgtcgtgttctgcagtttgtgtgtgtgactgtgtactctgtggttggtgtgtgtgtagtgaccACCCCTGTCGTATCTTGACGTGTGCTGTTTAATCAGTGGAGGCTGAATGGCTGACTGGATATCTGACAAACACTGTATGTTATCTCATCCCACCCTCAGTACTTTACCCAATATTTACTCCAATTAGGACCAGTTTCCTGAGATGGTAGCAGCAGCTGGAAGGGTTGTAGTAGTGTAGAGAGGAAGAGCACAAACAGACTCTCGAGTGTTTAAAAAATATTCAGGTATAATGAGGCATATTGTGAATTTAAGATATGACAATTTATCACTTTGCTTTTTGAAATGTCCACTACAAAGGGCATTTCTTGATAACAACTCACTTAACTAGTCCTGAGATATTCACTTACTAGAAACAATTTGAATATCAAACTCACAAACATTGTAAGTAATAATTACACACACTTCTTTTAAAATGTACTAATTTTGACTCCAGATATTTTTTTAAGAACCAGGAAAATATAGTGGTCAATATCACAACCCCACGCGTGATATCATTGAAAATTATATCATAGAATgtccttccaaaaggacaaccggACTTAATACAGTGGCATGTATGGCCTCAGAGATACGGACTTAAAACGGATGTCCACTAGAGAACTAAAATAAATAGCTGGGTCTCGGGAGGCTGTATAACCCTCTGTTATCCTTAGCTGTCTCCCTAAGGGCAGAAGGTACAGACACCTGCCTTATCAAACTGGTGTAATAAGTCTCCAACAAGCTGAATGAACACAAGCTGGCGTTACACATGAACCCAAAATCAATGTGATCAATCAGCAAGGCACATCCAAATCCCTGCTTATTGATCAATATAGACTACATTGAGGCCTGGGTGTTGTACAGATAACAGTATGGTGTTGGGACCTACTGTTTCATCTTTCCTCATAGTGATATCAGTCCTGCCAGATAGAATATACAAGGATATGACAAATAGTGTGAGAGAAATAAGGAAACTTCCAGAAACTGTGGGCTTGTATTGCTATGGAAATCCCCACAAGGATACTAAAACAAGGATGATTCTCCCTCATGGGGACATTTCCCTGGTCCCcacgaggacaaaggctatttaaGGTTTAGGGTTATGCAAAATAGGATTTTGATTGGAAATACATGTTATGTACTACCCACAAGGATAGTCAAACATATGCTATGTGTGTGAATCTGCTGTCACAGACAGAACAGGCCTTCATCTGGAGCGCTGACTCATGGGAGTTACTGATTGAAGGAGGAAAAAGTAAACAGTCTGAGGGACAGtgagtgaggagagggggagcgtGGAACGGGACTTGTGGGTAAAAGCAGAGAATTACTATGTGCTCCTTAATCACACACATTTGACATACAGATTGAGGCTGTCAACTCAGCCAGCAGCCCAGAGCAGCCATATCGACCCTGTCTGTCACACATTAACCACACAAACAGACACCACTGGTAGACGGTGGAGAGCAGAagcctcacaaacacacaccactggTAGACGGTGGAGAGCAGAagcctcacaaacacacaccactggTAGACGGTGGAGAGCAGAagcctcacaaacacacaccactggTGGACGGTGGAGAGCAGAagcctcacaaacacacaccactggTAGACGGTGGAGTGCAGAagcctcacaaacacacaccactggTAGACGGTGGAGAGCAGAagcctcacaaacacacaccactggTAGACGGTGGAGAGCAGAagcctcacaaacacacaccactggTAGACGGTGGAGAGCAGAagcctcacaaacacacaccactggTAGACGGTGGAGAGCAGAagcctcacaaacacacaccactggTAGACGGTGGAGAGCAGAagcctcacaaacacacaccactggTAGACGGTGGAGAGCAGAAGCCATATGGGATGATATATCGACAGACAtcagattgtgtctctctcttCCAATCACAGTTTCCATGATTTCATGTTCTCTAAATCCTGCtagtttcatctctctctctcagttatctttctttgtctctggcctgattacacagaatgcactgtatctctCTAGGTGATAGTGGACAGATAGGGTCTTTCTTCCACCTTCACTTGCCAGGAGTGGTTATCAGTGTAGACCATGACCATACACAGATACAGACCCAGGGTTATCGATCCAGTCCCCTGTCAGTGAAGGGATTGGGACAGTCGGGGACCGGACGTGGAGGTGGAAAGGCTGATAACGATGGCGGCCGACAGGCCGGGTGACCTGAAGCGTGGAGGGAGCAGAGGTACCGCCCTGGGGTTCTCAATAGGCCTCATTCAGAGAAGCCATACTAAGATTTCACACCAGATCATGGTACATGCATGGTAGTTGGTCTCTAGTCGTTAGGTAATGTACACACCATATTGGATTGAAGATTTTCACTTTTGTTTTCTGATTTGTGTCAAGCTTTCCTGAATTCACAACTAAAGTATCCTTGTGGAAACATAGTATACTGTTAATCCAATTAAGTCTAAATAAAGAGCAGTGTCATAGAATTGGGAGTGGGTTGAACTGTCAACAGGATTGGAGGAGTCAGGTTTGAAGAGCATCACATTGGGACAGAGCAGGAGAATGAAGACTGGGTTGTGACTAAATCACACCTATCATAGAACAATATGGAGGAGGTTGATAAGATCACGATTAGGGCTGTAAATGTAACGGGTGTGTGAAGACTGGAGACAGACAGTCGCTCAGCTCAGACTACaatcgcgcacacacacaccacagacagaagATAGCGATGCAGTGTCAGGAGCCTGCATGACAGTTTTAAAACCTACAATCAATCAGAGACAGGCAAGCTCAAAGACCTGAATTGCAACAACTGCTGTTCAGTAAAAATGATCAATGACTAGTCTAGTCTACTGAATTCACCAATAACAGATAGGACTAATCTAGGTCTTGGAAATCAGAGCCAGAAACCCAATCACATCCATTTGCAAGAGGCTATTTTGCCTCAATCTCAAGCAGTAGCCTATTTCATAGTAGGCCATGAATGTAagtttaaaggtgcaatatgtaactttttggatgacccaaccaaattcacattgaAACGTGGGTTataaatctgtcattctcattgaaagcaagtctaagaagtagTAGAGCTGTTCTCTTGTGTGCtattgtaacggatgtgaaatggctagctaggtagcggtggtgcacgctaatagcctttcaatcggttacgtcgcttgctctgagaccttgaagtagtggttccccttgctctgcaagggctgcggcttttgtggagcgatgggtaacgatgcttcgtgggtgactgttgttgatgtgtgcagagggtccctggttcgccgaggggacggactaaattTAAACTGTTACACTATTTCTGTCTTTTACTTTcaattttgtacaccagcttcaaacagttgaaaatacaatattgtGGGTTctagaaaatatatttcacagcagtttagacaGTACAATGGTTCTCTACACCATACTTGCTTGTTAGCAAACATTtcataactgcaggtggcagaAAATCGCCAACcatggctttatacctgttcaaacaataCATTTCAGGTGGCAGTATGCagcctttcagtttgtttaccaactcatagaagtagtagaagaagaaaattgactacttcaaaatggagatatcCTCAATTGTGCTGCCCATGCTCTCACATATGCCATAATCAGATCAAATAATCAGTCTACGCTTTACAGTACCTTGCTATATGCTGTTTTAAAGTCAGGTGTGCGTcaatgtgtaacagtttaactttaaagTCCATCCCCTAGCAcgaaccctctgcacacatcaacaacagtcacccacgaagcatcgttacccatcgctccacaaatgccgcggcccttgcagagcaaggggaaccactacttcaaggtctcagagcaagtgaagtcaccgattgaaaggctattagcgcgcaccaccgctaactagatagccatttcacatccgttacaaatGCACAGCAATTCACTGTTCCAACCTTCTCCAATCAGGAACTAACTACGTTCAAATGTAGGGGGATGGCTGAATAAAATCACGAAGCAGGTGTCCAATATTAATTTATAAATCATCAATATTTCACCAAAATAATGATAGTACTTAGACCTGAAATTAATTTAGGCTATTACAGAGCCAGACTTTGCTTTCTATTTTGTTCACTTTCCATTGCGTGGATTGAAACACCCCTGTATTATCCAACAGTGGTATCGCCCAATAAAATATATAGTCCTCAGGTGTGTTGACCCATGTAGGCCGGTAAACGACCTGCCGTATTGGTTTTGCGTTATCAAAACACTGTCATCTGTACAATTAAAGATGGGGGAAAGGATTCAAGTCCAAAGAAGCTTTATTTGTTCTTTTGTCAACTGCAATGCCACCTTCAATAAATCATGGAAATTAGATGCCCATCTTTGCAAGCACACAGGTTTGGTGAGTACCTATCCTGCCCAGCTGGCATCTTTCAACAGATGGTCCAGATCAGATCTATGTACTGAATTTAACATTTATGTTAATCAGAAAGAATGAGCCTATTGACGTAAGTGAAATACAACTGAACGTGAATTAATGTCTGCGGTCAGAAACACGTACTATATTGTTTTGTTACTTGGTC containing:
- the LOC139531657 gene encoding ubiquitin carboxyl-terminal hydrolase 12 — encoded protein: MEILMTVSKFASFCTMGANASALEKEIGSEQFPVNEHYFGLVNFGNTCYCNSVLQALYFCRPFREKILAYRSQPRRKENLLTCLADLFHSIANQKRKVGVIPPKKFITRLRKENELFDNYMQQDAHEFLNYLLNTIADLLQEERKQDKTNGRLANGSLDSQNHNSNTPPPSTWVHEIFQGTLTNETRCLTCETISSKDEDFLDLSVDVEQNTSITHCLRGFSNTETLCSEYKYYCEECRSKQEAHKRMRVKKLPMILALHLKRFKYMEQLQRYTKLSYRVVFPLELRLFNTSGDATNPERLYDLVAVVVHCGSGPNRGHYIAIVKSHDFWLLFDDDIVEKIDAQAIEEFYGLTSEISKNSESGYILFYQSRD
- the LOC139531659 gene encoding large ribosomal subunit protein eL21, which codes for MTNTRGKRRGTRYMFSRAFRKHGPIPLSTYMRIYRKGDIVDIKGTGTIQKGMPHKCYHGKTGRVYNVTQHAVGIIVNKQVKGKILAKRINVRIEHVKHSKSRDSFLQRVKENEKRKVEAKQKGTWVELKRQPTAPRDARFVSTKGNEPQLLEPIPYEFMA